In Reichenbachiella agarivorans, one genomic interval encodes:
- a CDS encoding chondroitinase-B domain-containing protein: MKDYLLSRMGRWALCVMIHLCAFQTYGANYTVNSASQFNSLSLSPGDVVTWTNGTYSSNQTISFTANGTASNPIILKAQTPGGVVFTGHTNMDISGDYVIVDGFYWNGGGSSNNHVQFRKSSTYANNSTLRNCAFNNLTPNGTDKHRWVVLYGTNNVVENCSFLNKNSPGALVLVELEYNDFNPVGHIIRNNYFYNYVKRDPTTTHSGDSETIRVGTSEFQDKSASVIVEGNYFYKSDGENEIITNKSADNTYRNNTFRRCRGSLVLRHGARATVDGNYFLGEGVEGTGGIRITDSYHIITNNYIQDVISTNDKWNNGITLVGGSDASGGITNGYQKVDDIVVAFNTLYNVESPIFYNDRSSYDPTGVLAYNVIYSTLSNIVGGDISGTGQGMTYEGNIFGGSAIGISNAGITNANANFSASGEIFKPSASGPVANVAGSSYSSTVNYDIEGRARPNSNMDVGAHEVSGGSGSATFFPHTDSMVGVSVGACFLNASGSPLSSCGVISEYLTVSPVSNFASSTGSKTANISSNVSWTVTDNQSWITVSPTSGSGNGSISVTVTANTSSSARTGTVTVSASGVAAKTITVTQAGVAADVDVTGVNLSPSTATLGLGASQQLTVGVLPSNASNQGVNYSSSNSSVASVSASGLVTAIAVGDATITVTTLDGGFTDSSVVTVVAPSNDTNLALNKLVTGTGTPDGSNVAANLVDGVTSTRWSVSGYPQSAIIDLGAEFTLGSTELVCYSDRAYQYTISVSSTQNGSYTEVVDRSANSTSGTTSNPISDSFSSIDARYVKITVTGAASYTGSWVSLLELRVYAGESVSETVDVTSVSMTPSSFSMVEGTTQQLSATVSPNDASNQSVNYSSSNTSVATVNSSGLVTAVSAGSAIITVTTVDGSFTDNSSVTVSSVPTVSNLALNKSVTFSSEQSTNPASNLVDDDPDSRWSAQTYPEWVRVDLGAVYTINSTEVICYGDRAYQYEVEVSTDGSSYTQIVNRSSNTTGGSNTSPITDTFASVNARYVRITVTGAADYSGDWASIEEFRVFGYANSNARVSPDTAIESVWFGPNPATNFVNIGGANDYHTLKVFDQLGRTVINQSLDGSAINVSQLDPGVYYFRLLGSKETFSQRIIKQ, from the coding sequence ATGAAAGACTATTTACTGAGTCGCATGGGCCGATGGGCACTGTGCGTCATGATTCATTTATGTGCTTTTCAGACTTATGGAGCCAATTATACCGTCAACTCTGCAAGTCAATTCAACAGTCTAAGTTTGTCTCCTGGAGACGTAGTGACCTGGACAAATGGCACATACAGTTCCAATCAAACGATCAGTTTTACTGCCAACGGAACCGCCTCTAATCCTATAATATTAAAAGCACAAACCCCAGGCGGGGTAGTTTTTACAGGGCATACCAATATGGATATTTCTGGTGACTATGTGATTGTTGATGGTTTTTATTGGAATGGTGGAGGGTCTAGTAACAACCATGTACAGTTCAGAAAGAGCAGCACTTATGCAAACAATTCCACCTTAAGAAATTGTGCTTTTAACAACCTGACACCTAATGGTACAGACAAACACCGTTGGGTGGTACTCTATGGCACAAACAACGTTGTTGAAAATTGTTCCTTTCTAAACAAGAATAGCCCAGGTGCATTGGTTTTGGTAGAACTAGAGTATAATGACTTCAACCCTGTAGGTCACATCATTAGAAATAATTATTTCTATAATTATGTCAAAAGAGATCCAACTACTACGCACTCGGGGGACAGCGAAACAATCCGAGTAGGGACTAGTGAGTTTCAAGACAAGAGTGCTAGCGTCATTGTAGAGGGTAATTACTTTTACAAGTCTGATGGTGAAAATGAAATCATCACCAACAAAAGTGCGGACAATACCTATCGAAACAACACTTTCAGGAGATGTAGAGGTTCTTTGGTTCTAAGGCATGGTGCTCGTGCTACTGTGGATGGGAATTACTTCTTAGGAGAAGGTGTGGAAGGCACAGGTGGCATAAGAATCACGGATAGTTATCATATCATTACCAACAATTACATCCAAGACGTAATCAGTACGAATGATAAATGGAACAATGGTATCACACTCGTAGGAGGATCTGATGCATCAGGCGGTATCACCAATGGATACCAAAAGGTAGATGATATTGTAGTGGCATTCAATACATTGTACAATGTGGAATCACCGATTTTTTATAACGATCGATCTAGTTATGATCCGACGGGTGTTTTGGCTTATAATGTGATTTATAGTACCTTATCTAATATTGTAGGTGGGGACATCTCGGGTACAGGTCAAGGGATGACTTACGAAGGCAATATTTTTGGAGGTTCGGCAATCGGCATCTCAAATGCTGGAATTACCAATGCAAACGCTAATTTTTCGGCAAGTGGAGAAATATTTAAACCTAGTGCTTCGGGTCCGGTAGCCAATGTAGCAGGCAGTAGTTACAGTTCTACTGTTAATTATGACATAGAAGGCCGTGCTAGGCCAAATTCTAATATGGACGTGGGTGCACATGAGGTCAGTGGAGGTAGTGGTTCGGCTACTTTTTTCCCACATACCGATAGTATGGTAGGTGTGTCCGTTGGAGCTTGTTTTTTGAATGCATCTGGTAGTCCTTTGAGTAGTTGTGGGGTGATTAGTGAGTATTTGACGGTATCACCCGTATCGAATTTTGCTTCCTCTACAGGTAGCAAGACGGCTAACATTTCTTCTAATGTGAGTTGGACAGTCACAGACAATCAATCATGGATCACAGTTTCACCTACTTCGGGTAGTGGCAATGGTAGTATTTCTGTCACTGTGACAGCTAATACATCTTCTTCAGCTAGAACTGGCACAGTTACCGTTTCAGCTTCAGGAGTAGCAGCTAAAACTATCACCGTAACACAAGCTGGAGTTGCAGCTGATGTGGATGTGACAGGTGTCAACCTCTCTCCAAGTACAGCCACATTGGGTTTAGGTGCTTCGCAACAGCTCACCGTCGGGGTGTTGCCAAGCAACGCTAGCAATCAAGGAGTGAATTATAGTAGCAGCAATAGTTCAGTAGCAAGTGTGAGTGCAAGTGGTTTGGTGACGGCTATAGCAGTTGGAGATGCAACCATTACCGTGACTACATTGGATGGTGGATTCACTGACTCAAGTGTGGTTACTGTTGTCGCTCCATCAAATGACACGAACCTTGCCTTAAACAAACTAGTGACTGGTACAGGTACGCCTGATGGTTCTAATGTGGCTGCCAATTTGGTGGATGGAGTCACAAGTACAAGATGGTCTGTGTCTGGTTATCCTCAGTCAGCTATCATTGATTTAGGAGCTGAGTTTACGTTGGGAAGCACAGAGTTGGTTTGCTATAGTGATAGAGCTTATCAATACACCATATCAGTTTCTTCTACACAAAATGGCAGTTATACAGAAGTTGTAGATCGAAGTGCCAACTCTACTTCTGGAACTACATCAAACCCGATAAGCGATTCTTTCTCAAGCATAGATGCACGATATGTGAAAATTACTGTAACGGGCGCCGCTTCATATACTGGCAGTTGGGTTAGTCTGCTGGAGCTTAGAGTGTATGCAGGAGAAAGTGTGTCTGAGACGGTGGATGTTACTTCAGTGTCAATGACACCTTCTAGTTTTTCTATGGTAGAAGGGACAACACAACAACTATCTGCTACGGTGAGTCCTAATGATGCTAGTAATCAATCTGTTAATTATAGTAGTAGCAATACTTCTGTAGCAACAGTTAATAGTAGCGGTTTGGTGACTGCAGTTTCTGCAGGGTCTGCAATTATTACTGTGACTACTGTAGATGGTTCGTTTACTGACAATAGTTCGGTTACTGTTTCCAGCGTGCCGACTGTTTCTAATTTGGCATTGAACAAGTCGGTAACATTCTCAAGTGAACAATCAACCAATCCTGCATCAAATTTGGTAGATGATGATCCAGATTCTAGATGGTCTGCACAAACTTACCCAGAATGGGTCAGGGTTGATTTGGGGGCTGTTTACACAATCAATAGTACTGAGGTGATATGCTATGGAGACCGTGCATACCAGTATGAGGTCGAAGTATCTACCGATGGGAGTTCATATACACAAATAGTAAACAGATCCAGTAATACAACAGGAGGATCCAACACCTCTCCAATTACAGATACGTTTGCGAGTGTCAACGCACGTTATGTAAGGATTACGGTGACTGGAGCAGCCGACTATTCTGGAGATTGGGCGAGTATTGAAGAATTCAGAGTGTTTGGGTATGCAAACTCAAATGCAAGAGTCAGTCCTGACACTGCGATCGAATCTGTGTGGTTTGGTCCTAATCCTGCGACTAATTTTGTCAATATAGGTGGAGCAAATGACTATCACACGCTGAAAGTATTTGATCAACTAGGTAGAACAGTTATTAACCAGTCTTTAGACGGATCTGCAATTAATGTTAGTCAGTTGGACCCTGGGGTATATTATTTTAGATTGTTGGGAAGTAAGGAAACTTTCAGTCAGCGAATTATCAAGCAGTAA
- a CDS encoding DUF4136 domain-containing protein, giving the protein MKLTHLYIVLCVLASCSMSHHHTIQSSYAEDGRFEQYQSYSIVSNVALAAVDRQAVEKGIASHMNSLGYQIDSKNPSIYIYYQSYTEDFKLKTDNQPSLENWLARKEYFQEEEKKDKQTSPTMIYGNSLFISFYDPALQKEIWNGHVSNMHNSRSYNNQAAAQVILQQYQLMSKGSQIEEFRHFALR; this is encoded by the coding sequence ATGAAATTAACACATCTATATATTGTGCTCTGTGTATTGGCCAGCTGTAGCATGTCGCATCACCATACCATCCAATCTTCGTATGCAGAAGATGGTCGATTTGAGCAATATCAGAGCTATTCTATAGTTAGCAATGTTGCACTAGCTGCAGTAGATAGACAAGCGGTCGAAAAGGGAATTGCATCACATATGAACTCGCTCGGTTATCAAATAGACAGCAAAAATCCATCAATCTACATCTATTACCAATCCTACACTGAGGATTTCAAACTGAAGACCGATAACCAGCCTTCTCTTGAAAACTGGTTGGCACGAAAAGAATACTTCCAAGAGGAAGAAAAGAAAGACAAGCAAACCAGTCCTACTATGATCTATGGCAATTCCCTCTTCATCTCCTTTTATGATCCTGCTTTACAAAAAGAAATCTGGAATGGTCACGTCAGTAACATGCACAACTCTCGCTCCTACAACAATCAGGCTGCCGCACAAGTCATCCTGCAGCAATACCAACTGATGTCCAAAGGTTCTCAAATAGAAGAGTTTAGACATTTCGCGCTACGTTAG
- a CDS encoding TIGR03364 family FAD-dependent oxidoreductase, producing MSTMKYDLIVVGGGILGTFHAYHALMAGRSVAMIERDHEPMSATVRNFGQVVPSGMDAKWQKYGRRSLEIYKDIQAKTDISIRQNGSIYIASDEEEMTLIHELQQINQVNGYASQLKSPAECLETYQGLKADYVKGGLFFPDEVTVEPRVAVHQIRAYLIEQYGLQYFSNRCVTEIESASDNQWVFCNSGEVFMSEKVVVCTGSDFKNLYPKLYQESDLEVTKLQMMQTVPQRNQFIPGSVLTGLSIRRYESFSECNSYAAIKAKEDPQSKHKEWGIHILFKQAMDGSVIIGDSHEYADAAQADALGFDINQEMNAYMIQLAKEIFDLESWELQRTWFGIYSQCKNKDVFEHTIDQHIHIVTGIGGKGMTGSAGFAEESIRKIFGE from the coding sequence ATGAGTACAATGAAATATGATTTGATCGTAGTAGGTGGCGGTATCTTGGGTACCTTTCATGCCTACCATGCACTGATGGCAGGCAGGTCCGTCGCGATGATCGAGCGAGACCATGAACCGATGAGCGCCACCGTGCGAAACTTCGGACAGGTCGTCCCCTCGGGTATGGATGCCAAATGGCAAAAATATGGCCGCAGGAGTCTAGAGATATATAAAGACATACAGGCTAAGACAGATATATCGATTCGTCAAAACGGCTCGATCTACATTGCCTCAGACGAGGAAGAAATGACACTGATCCACGAACTGCAGCAGATCAATCAGGTCAATGGATATGCTTCACAGTTGAAATCCCCTGCCGAATGTCTAGAGACTTATCAGGGTTTGAAAGCGGACTATGTGAAGGGAGGCTTGTTTTTTCCAGATGAGGTGACCGTAGAGCCGAGAGTGGCGGTACATCAGATCAGAGCCTACTTGATCGAGCAGTACGGTTTGCAGTATTTCTCGAACCGCTGTGTGACAGAGATTGAGTCTGCCAGTGACAACCAGTGGGTATTTTGCAATTCAGGCGAAGTATTCATGTCCGAAAAGGTCGTCGTATGCACGGGCAGTGATTTCAAAAATCTGTATCCAAAACTCTACCAGGAGAGCGATCTCGAAGTGACCAAACTGCAGATGATGCAGACAGTGCCGCAAAGGAATCAGTTCATACCTGGCTCTGTGCTGACAGGACTGAGCATCCGACGTTATGAGAGTTTTAGCGAATGCAACTCCTACGCAGCAATCAAGGCCAAAGAAGACCCACAGTCCAAACACAAAGAATGGGGGATTCACATCCTATTCAAGCAAGCGATGGATGGCAGTGTCATCATCGGTGATTCCCACGAATATGCAGATGCCGCCCAAGCAGATGCCTTGGGTTTCGATATCAATCAGGAGATGAATGCGTACATGATCCAGCTAGCCAAGGAAATCTTCGACCTAGAATCTTGGGAGCTGCAGCGCACCTGGTTTGGTATCTATAGCCAGTGCAAAAACAAGGATGTTTTCGAGCATACCATTGACCAGCACATCCACATTGTCACCGGGATAGGAGGCAAGGGCATGACAGGTAGCGCAGGATTCGCTGAGGAAAGTATTCGGAAGATTTTTGGAGAGTAG
- a CDS encoding DUF5690 family protein yields the protein MDVTLPAAFSQKSKNAWFLVISMGLVAFSTYSCMYAFRKAFSVGVFADVTYLGLEFKSLLIIAQALGYMFSKFIGIKFISELKKSQRAWLILALIGFAELALVLFAFIPAPYNFWCLFLNGLPLGMIWGIVFSYLEGRSSTEILGAILSISFIMASNLCKSVAQWLIINLSVSEYHMPYIVGLIFTVPLLISVYLLNKMPEPTEEDKAERMARVPMDAASRRTSLKSIGGLMLVMVLSYMMLTIFRDLRSNYASDIWLALGFAEEPSIYLSTSIPSTIIVLIVMSSIFLIRDNFKALLAIQLIILVGYVTIALSTFGMEQKVVSGSLWVIMIMTGVYLAYIPFNCFVFERVIPVFKISGANIGFLMYIADAFGYLGSVGVLLFKNFYSPNVDWLDFIVQSAYVVAVIGIVMTGFTVVYLLRKIRIAN from the coding sequence ATGGATGTGACCTTGCCTGCTGCTTTCTCCCAAAAATCCAAAAACGCTTGGTTCCTCGTGATCTCTATGGGATTGGTGGCATTTTCGACCTATTCATGCATGTATGCTTTTCGAAAGGCTTTTTCTGTGGGTGTATTTGCGGATGTCACCTATCTGGGGTTGGAGTTCAAGAGCCTGTTGATCATCGCACAGGCGCTGGGGTACATGTTCTCGAAGTTCATAGGGATCAAGTTCATCTCCGAGCTAAAGAAGAGCCAGCGGGCTTGGTTGATTTTGGCGCTGATTGGTTTTGCAGAGTTGGCCTTGGTACTGTTTGCGTTCATCCCAGCTCCCTACAACTTCTGGTGTCTTTTCCTCAATGGTCTGCCCTTGGGTATGATCTGGGGTATCGTGTTTAGTTACCTCGAGGGTAGGTCTAGTACGGAGATATTGGGCGCGATCCTGTCGATCAGTTTCATCATGGCATCCAATCTCTGCAAGTCCGTCGCACAATGGCTCATCATCAACCTCAGTGTATCGGAGTACCACATGCCCTACATTGTTGGGCTGATATTCACCGTGCCACTGTTGATCTCGGTCTATTTGCTCAACAAAATGCCCGAACCGACAGAGGAGGACAAAGCGGAGCGGATGGCACGCGTGCCTATGGATGCTGCAAGTCGCCGTACAAGCCTCAAAAGTATCGGAGGATTGATGCTGGTCATGGTACTGAGCTACATGATGCTCACCATCTTTAGAGACCTGCGCAGCAATTACGCTTCCGATATTTGGCTGGCTTTGGGCTTTGCGGAGGAGCCGTCGATCTACTTGAGTACGTCGATACCTTCCACCATCATTGTACTGATCGTGATGAGTTCGATTTTCCTGATCAGGGACAACTTCAAGGCACTGTTGGCCATACAGTTGATCATATTGGTGGGCTATGTCACGATTGCGTTGAGCACTTTTGGGATGGAACAAAAAGTGGTGTCTGGTTCGCTGTGGGTGATTATGATCATGACAGGCGTGTATTTGGCCTACATTCCGTTCAACTGCTTTGTGTTTGAGCGGGTCATCCCGGTCTTCAAAATCTCTGGTGCCAACATAGGTTTTTTGATGTACATCGCGGATGCTTTTGGCTACCTAGGCAGTGTGGGAGTGTTGTTGTTTAAGAATTTTTATTCACCCAATGTGGATTGGTTGGACTTTATCGTCCAGTCCGCTTATGTGGTAGCCGTGATAGGGATCGTGATGACGGGTTTTACGGTAGTTTATTTGTTGCGAAAGATTAGAATAGCGAATTGA
- a CDS encoding phosphonatase-like hydrolase — protein sequence MNLNGIELVVFDMAGTTVEEGKTVYQCVKKALERVGIHLELEEVFRAVGGMNKTEGINQLIDAHAPEASDEEREAVNADFFKILIKKYEETDEIKAFPGAVELFAELHNRGIKVALDTGYSREIVDLLLKRLGWTGSDLIDFTVTSDEVESGRPSPEMIQKIMAHFGITDAQRVVKVGDTQSDMEEGLNAQCKYIVGVASNMYSREELTALGATHVVSNLMEIMDYAKV from the coding sequence ATGAATTTGAACGGAATAGAGCTGGTCGTATTTGACATGGCTGGCACCACAGTAGAAGAAGGAAAAACAGTGTATCAGTGTGTGAAAAAAGCATTGGAAAGAGTCGGCATCCATCTGGAGTTGGAAGAGGTGTTTAGAGCAGTGGGTGGGATGAACAAAACCGAAGGCATCAATCAGTTGATTGATGCGCATGCGCCTGAGGCTAGTGATGAAGAGCGTGAGGCAGTCAATGCAGATTTTTTTAAGATTTTGATCAAAAAATACGAAGAGACAGATGAAATAAAGGCTTTTCCAGGAGCGGTAGAGTTATTTGCAGAACTACACAACCGTGGGATCAAAGTAGCCCTAGATACTGGCTATAGTCGGGAGATTGTGGACCTATTGCTCAAGCGTCTAGGCTGGACTGGAAGTGATTTGATCGATTTCACAGTGACCAGTGATGAAGTAGAATCGGGCAGACCCTCGCCAGAGATGATCCAAAAGATCATGGCGCATTTTGGAATCACAGACGCACAGCGAGTCGTCAAAGTAGGGGATACCCAATCCGATATGGAAGAGGGACTCAACGCCCAGTGCAAGTACATCGTAGGCGTAGCGTCCAACATGTACAGCCGCGAAGAATTGACAGCTTTGGGTGCGACACATGTCGTCTCCAATCTGATGGAAATCATGGATTACGCCAAAGTATAA
- the pbfA gene encoding (R)-1-hydroxy-2-aminoethylphosphonate ammonia-lyase: MSNMTASFVQQGDTHKSGVQSRKAESLSQASRTILNRDANIFLHQALSSPVMNVIDRAEGAYIFDHDGKRYFDLHGNGVHHIGYNNPAVIAAIKRQLDDQLSFAPRRYTAQVTVDFAEKLVSMAPEELDRVLFCPGGSEAIEMAVMLAKRVTGKWKTVSFWNQFHGSTFQAATLSGNAHWTTGVGPMVPGAFFVEFPNYYRNPWGIDPADTDAIDAAYLDQLRVVFQNNPDIAAVVGTPVASTPFIPTARYWQTVRTLCDEYGAFLIFDEIVCGMGRTGKMFAAEHYVTPDVLVVGKSLGGGILPFAGILTKDKYNVVADYSIGHFTHEKSPISAAAGHATIDFIQHEELVSRAESLGSYLLKGLQEMAAAYDQIGHVDGIGLLLSIDLVTSKKSKERNPTLANAVLEYGLSKGLSFKVIDTNVVTLHPPLIISQDEADFILESFRQIFKSLIKN; the protein is encoded by the coding sequence ATGAGTAACATGACTGCCTCCTTCGTGCAGCAAGGAGATACGCACAAGTCTGGGGTGCAGAGCCGAAAGGCCGAATCCCTGAGTCAAGCGTCACGGACGATATTGAATCGTGATGCCAATATTTTTTTGCACCAAGCATTGTCTTCGCCTGTGATGAATGTCATCGACAGGGCAGAGGGCGCTTACATCTTCGACCATGACGGCAAGCGCTACTTCGACCTGCATGGCAATGGCGTACACCACATCGGGTACAACAACCCTGCGGTCATAGCAGCCATCAAACGTCAACTGGACGATCAGTTGAGTTTTGCTCCGAGACGTTACACGGCACAGGTGACGGTGGATTTTGCGGAGAAGCTGGTGTCGATGGCACCTGAGGAACTGGATCGAGTGTTGTTTTGTCCGGGAGGATCGGAGGCGATCGAGATGGCGGTGATGCTCGCCAAGCGGGTGACGGGCAAGTGGAAGACAGTTTCCTTTTGGAATCAATTTCATGGCAGCACCTTTCAAGCAGCGACGCTCAGTGGCAATGCCCACTGGACGACTGGCGTGGGTCCCATGGTGCCGGGTGCATTTTTCGTGGAGTTCCCGAACTATTACCGCAATCCCTGGGGCATAGATCCTGCTGATACAGATGCCATCGATGCTGCCTATCTTGATCAGCTGCGTGTGGTGTTTCAGAACAATCCAGATATTGCAGCGGTGGTCGGGACACCTGTGGCATCTACGCCTTTTATCCCGACAGCTAGATATTGGCAGACTGTGAGAACACTTTGTGATGAGTATGGCGCATTTTTGATCTTTGATGAAATCGTGTGTGGCATGGGACGAACGGGTAAAATGTTTGCCGCGGAGCACTATGTCACCCCTGATGTATTGGTGGTGGGCAAGTCTCTAGGCGGAGGTATTCTGCCGTTTGCAGGTATCTTGACCAAGGACAAATACAACGTCGTGGCAGATTATTCGATCGGGCATTTTACGCATGAGAAGAGTCCGATTAGTGCAGCAGCGGGGCATGCCACGATTGACTTCATTCAGCATGAAGAATTGGTGTCACGTGCGGAATCATTGGGTAGCTACCTGCTCAAAGGATTGCAAGAGATGGCAGCTGCGTATGATCAGATCGGTCATGTGGACGGGATCGGTTTGCTTCTGTCGATAGATCTGGTGACCTCAAAGAAGTCCAAAGAACGGAACCCAACTTTAGCGAATGCGGTATTGGAATATGGCCTGTCCAAAGGCTTGTCATTCAAAGTGATCGATACCAATGTGGTCACACTGCATCCTCCCTTGATCATTAGTCAGGACGAAGCGGATTTTATCCTGGAGAGCTTCAGACAGATTTTCAAAAGCTTAATAAAAAATTAA
- a CDS encoding metallophosphoesterase: MKRLLILLVLIGAVQFSRAQDALSEWWFWPDYTLDRHANNPIGPRLESPKSPVAPLKYKTYPFEFFGQDPTERVEGFFPSERVPTEAFSVELWLLYHVNQEVGIMTTYRYQHEEKDPLWLLGVYGRQVVFTLKDQESAFSSALNVEVEGRGWKNYWAHLVATYDGQFMKLYLNGELKAQMKVGKIMQYDPKVMQLENAAYLSHEPYMQMGDLLKCQRLYRQALSKKKIEKNFEDFQNLTIEGKLYPDLFHYNAGPYLQMGTPTQMGIVWETSEPANTVIEYGTSVPLTESVKLETLKSNRETGTVEGSNINQYVFKNLEPGQAYFYNIKSTTKEGQVIESGISTFKTGEVEPASFTFSVIGDTEARPHVNNRVSKLLWDERPEFLLNLGDLTDGGQEANKFQWNYEYFHAMSQLTSRIPVYPVAGNGEGDLYWFNQYHILPYKDKAYYKFTYGNAEFFMLDSNRKDQFAEGAEQYVWLEEQLQHSTAEWKFVAHHHAPYSSDEDDYGDSWKESTSMGDPEIKPIVPLYEKYGVDMVFFGHLHTYQRTHQILDNKVTKTKGVTYVQAGGAGGNLEDFAPTRSWFSAKTFRGHHYLTIEVFGDELELRMYDSEGRMKDIFKLNKSTNHE; the protein is encoded by the coding sequence ATGAAAAGATTATTAATTCTACTTGTTTTGATAGGGGCAGTACAATTTTCGCGAGCACAGGACGCCCTCAGCGAATGGTGGTTTTGGCCAGACTATACGCTGGATCGCCATGCCAATAACCCTATCGGACCAAGATTAGAATCGCCTAAGTCACCCGTTGCTCCTTTGAAATACAAGACCTATCCGTTTGAGTTTTTCGGTCAAGATCCAACGGAGCGAGTCGAAGGTTTTTTCCCTTCTGAGCGAGTGCCAACGGAGGCTTTTTCGGTGGAACTCTGGTTGCTCTACCATGTCAATCAAGAGGTGGGCATTATGACCACCTATCGTTATCAGCATGAGGAGAAAGATCCGCTGTGGTTGCTGGGTGTCTATGGTCGTCAGGTAGTCTTTACGCTCAAAGATCAGGAGTCGGCGTTTTCTAGCGCGCTGAATGTTGAAGTGGAGGGACGCGGATGGAAGAATTACTGGGCACATCTGGTAGCCACCTATGACGGACAGTTCATGAAACTCTACCTCAATGGCGAACTGAAAGCTCAGATGAAAGTCGGTAAAATCATGCAATACGACCCGAAAGTCATGCAGTTGGAGAATGCTGCCTACCTCTCTCATGAGCCCTACATGCAGATGGGAGATTTGTTGAAGTGTCAGCGACTGTATCGTCAGGCTTTGAGCAAAAAGAAGATTGAAAAGAACTTCGAAGACTTTCAAAACCTGACCATAGAAGGGAAACTCTACCCAGACTTGTTTCACTACAATGCAGGACCTTACCTACAGATGGGTACGCCTACCCAGATGGGGATCGTCTGGGAAACCAGCGAACCCGCCAATACAGTGATTGAGTACGGGACGTCTGTGCCCTTGACGGAAAGTGTGAAGCTAGAGACCCTAAAAAGCAACCGCGAAACAGGTACAGTTGAAGGCAGCAACATCAATCAATACGTATTCAAAAACCTAGAACCGGGTCAAGCTTATTTCTACAACATCAAATCAACCACCAAGGAAGGGCAGGTGATAGAAAGCGGAATTTCGACCTTCAAAACGGGAGAGGTTGAGCCAGCATCTTTCACCTTCTCGGTGATAGGTGATACGGAAGCGCGTCCACATGTCAACAACCGTGTGTCCAAGTTGCTTTGGGACGAGCGACCTGAGTTTCTGCTCAATCTTGGAGACCTGACTGATGGCGGCCAAGAGGCCAACAAGTTCCAGTGGAACTATGAGTACTTCCATGCCATGAGTCAACTGACCTCACGCATTCCGGTGTATCCAGTTGCGGGCAATGGAGAGGGTGATCTGTATTGGTTCAATCAGTACCACATCTTGCCGTACAAGGACAAGGCCTACTACAAATTCACCTATGGCAATGCGGAGTTCTTCATGCTCGATAGCAACCGAAAGGATCAGTTTGCGGAGGGAGCGGAGCAGTATGTCTGGCTAGAGGAACAGCTGCAGCACTCTACTGCTGAGTGGAAGTTCGTGGCGCATCATCATGCACCCTATTCCTCGGATGAGGACGACTATGGAGACAGTTGGAAGGAATCCACCTCCATGGGCGACCCAGAGATCAAGCCCATCGTGCCACTCTACGAAAAGTACGGCGTGGACATGGTCTTCTTCGGTCACCTGCATACCTATCAGCGGACCCATCAGATATTGGACAACAAAGTCACCAAAACCAAAGGTGTGACTTATGTCCAAGCCGGTGGTGCAGGCGGTAATTTGGAGGATTTTGCACCGACTCGTTCATGGTTCAGTGCCAAGACATTCAGGGGACATCACTACTTGACCATCGAGGTGTTTGGGGACGAGCTGGAGCTGCGCATGTACGATAGCGAAGGCCGAATGAAAGACATATTTAAACTCAATAAATCAACCAACCATGAGTAA